A single window of Chloracidobacterium sp. DNA harbors:
- a CDS encoding HEAT repeat domain-containing protein, with protein MKRLYTAIALCSALLLIEAAIFLPHTAAKEDPIAALLRLPAPPPPNPYNRSFNSNASDAFDKGNPPKDDAPTSELLDYWAKINSSYQNLRYNPDPSDKVLDRLIGEIERNPKLLPDYINALGKSERTVEFIKRISDAEGTTGALDKEQRSTVKQWLTYNSSYFSNDLYRLASGVGNTDTYVTGHDELLALVRADWEKAKPLVDRLRSSGSGKAGRALAAWAEYRHALDTDSMGDTEHFRDELKSIVEDKTLGAPMRDLAMDALVSEKEWASRDEWYMSLLGDETLADMGGYTGLTTLILISPPDRYIEKMIELLKSDNPIVRAAAVKNLLSSIDKAHPEILKAMLPWLEDKNWAKESGDERQAIVLALRQVKLPESVTGLLKVLDERGKRPDYSVNSMENTAANAANTAANATRTSTNTAPAANRPAVNAKKPVTEEAYFPYRISAIGSLGTQADSRAVPALRRVMSDVEAYERPAVVEAILACKGYTVAEQIDALEYSVKRFSSLAAESNSNTDTSELYIYSYSDNRPQAAVGQPMSADELKTRIGGQLMMSGIVSDELAAAVVERIAFLESRDPKMAESLRSIVLRWQNAAINMMLLSDVKRDRAPANGMLRLLAGRATLREKQPSDVFDLRTGSPASVGFAACMIEDSAEYQAIFEGENADTKTALLACGRLIRAPLPLVKVIELTHSGDKRISIAAERYLESEDSPQARAAVLALHPNEAKILGATTAFFVDQQAESELVSTYLDALFASVDSTFAAGRGFFTSDDSTRKDAEDALVKEVKTDADLLGVYAYDGNFVRIYKDKVTFSWDYDKSRYRERPLNATEFDELKALLIENRVDELTPFLSCPTNEYCPGKELVMLGRNGGRRVFVVATPLPPFFAALEKLFTQLKETPGAIKYSLSKDVAGLEIVLADENLHVETVWKQGDDLRVAVTDRVTRKRVKAEIDKTFDELPDADIAPPTDITEGKDESESIYEKRLKLEAKRALEGVSWRKIVGGADAGSVDQPAGIEFVPVRDGSAVEATTSQWKARVGDTEIRTDPEGLFKVSRGKHTRIRQGWYSDAIVTPNGQWAVAYSYSEEKGQMIVRVNLISGREFPIEGQEYFAYTPMAYVTTLNRVLLVQQNEHEDEGYDDEAELDDAVGEDPGSDQLLWSIR; from the coding sequence ATGAAACGGCTATATACGGCGATCGCTTTATGTTCGGCACTTTTGCTCATCGAAGCAGCCATTTTCTTACCGCACACAGCGGCCAAAGAGGACCCGATCGCGGCATTGTTGCGGCTACCGGCTCCACCGCCACCAAATCCATATAACCGATCATTTAACTCGAACGCCAGCGATGCCTTTGACAAGGGCAACCCGCCAAAGGACGACGCACCGACCTCCGAACTGCTCGACTATTGGGCCAAAATTAACTCGTCTTACCAGAATCTGCGTTATAACCCCGATCCCTCAGACAAGGTTCTCGACCGCCTGATCGGCGAGATCGAACGCAACCCTAAATTGCTACCCGATTACATCAACGCACTTGGCAAAAGCGAGCGGACAGTCGAGTTTATAAAACGCATCTCTGACGCCGAGGGAACCACCGGTGCGTTAGACAAGGAACAGCGATCGACCGTCAAACAGTGGCTGACCTACAATAGTTCGTACTTTTCGAACGACCTATACCGCCTCGCTTCGGGCGTCGGCAATACTGATACATACGTCACCGGTCACGACGAACTGCTCGCCCTCGTCCGCGCTGATTGGGAAAAAGCCAAGCCGCTCGTCGATCGTCTGCGCTCGAGCGGTTCGGGCAAGGCGGGACGAGCACTTGCGGCGTGGGCCGAGTACCGGCATGCATTGGACACAGATTCGATGGGCGATACCGAGCACTTTCGTGACGAACTCAAATCTATCGTCGAAGACAAGACGCTTGGTGCACCGATGCGCGATCTGGCGATGGACGCCCTGGTGAGTGAAAAGGAATGGGCCAGCCGCGATGAATGGTATATGTCTCTGCTCGGTGACGAAACGCTCGCCGATATGGGCGGCTATACCGGCCTGACGACTCTGATCCTCATTTCGCCGCCGGATCGGTATATCGAAAAGATGATCGAGTTGCTAAAGAGCGATAATCCGATCGTCCGGGCGGCGGCGGTCAAGAATCTGTTGTCCAGCATCGACAAAGCTCACCCTGAGATCCTAAAAGCGATGCTACCGTGGCTTGAAGATAAGAATTGGGCGAAGGAGTCGGGCGATGAACGGCAGGCGATCGTCTTGGCATTGCGTCAGGTCAAATTGCCTGAAAGCGTAACCGGTCTGCTCAAGGTGCTTGACGAACGCGGCAAACGGCCTGACTATTCCGTAAACTCCATGGAAAACACGGCTGCGAATGCCGCCAATACCGCTGCAAACGCGACTCGAACTTCGACTAACACCGCTCCGGCCGCAAATCGTCCGGCCGTGAACGCCAAAAAGCCGGTCACTGAAGAAGCGTATTTTCCCTATCGAATATCCGCGATCGGTTCGCTCGGCACGCAAGCCGATTCAAGGGCGGTGCCGGCACTTCGGCGTGTGATGTCGGACGTTGAGGCTTACGAACGGCCGGCGGTCGTCGAGGCTATTCTCGCGTGTAAGGGTTACACCGTTGCCGAACAGATCGACGCGCTCGAGTACTCCGTCAAGCGCTTTAGCTCGCTAGCGGCGGAGTCAAACTCCAACACGGACACGAGCGAACTCTACATTTACAGTTACAGCGACAATCGGCCGCAGGCGGCGGTCGGCCAACCGATGTCGGCGGACGAACTCAAGACGCGGATCGGCGGGCAACTGATGATGTCGGGCATCGTCAGCGACGAACTGGCCGCGGCGGTCGTCGAGCGCATCGCATTTTTGGAAAGCCGAGACCCGAAGATGGCCGAATCGCTCCGCTCGATCGTGCTGAGGTGGCAAAATGCCGCGATCAATATGATGCTGTTGAGCGACGTCAAACGCGACCGCGCACCGGCAAACGGGATGCTGCGGTTGCTGGCCGGTCGGGCCACACTGCGTGAAAAACAGCCCTCCGACGTCTTTGACCTGAGAACGGGTTCGCCGGCATCAGTTGGCTTTGCGGCGTGTATGATCGAGGACTCGGCAGAGTATCAGGCGATCTTCGAGGGCGAGAATGCGGATACTAAGACAGCTCTGCTGGCTTGTGGTCGATTGATCCGAGCACCTCTGCCGCTTGTAAAAGTGATCGAACTCACTCACAGCGGTGATAAACGGATCTCAATAGCGGCGGAACGATACCTCGAATCGGAAGATTCGCCGCAGGCCCGAGCAGCGGTACTCGCCCTGCACCCCAATGAGGCAAAGATCCTCGGAGCGACAACTGCGTTCTTTGTCGATCAGCAAGCCGAGAGTGAGTTAGTTTCGACGTATCTCGACGCCCTTTTTGCGAGCGTCGATAGCACCTTTGCCGCCGGCCGAGGATTTTTCACCTCCGATGACTCTACTCGGAAAGACGCCGAAGACGCCCTGGTCAAAGAGGTCAAGACCGACGCGGATCTACTTGGCGTCTATGCATACGACGGTAACTTCGTACGGATCTATAAGGACAAGGTGACGTTTAGTTGGGACTACGACAAATCCAGGTATCGCGAACGACCGCTGAATGCGACTGAATTTGACGAGCTAAAGGCTCTATTGATCGAAAATCGAGTCGATGAATTGACGCCGTTCCTGTCGTGTCCGACCAACGAGTATTGCCCGGGCAAGGAACTTGTAATGCTGGGACGCAACGGCGGCCGGCGCGTATTTGTCGTAGCAACCCCATTGCCTCCGTTCTTTGCGGCTCTCGAAAAGCTTTTTACTCAGTTAAAGGAGACGCCGGGAGCTATAAAATATTCTTTAAGTAAAGACGTAGCCGGACTGGAGATCGTACTTGCGGACGAGAATCTGCACGTCGAAACTGTCTGGAAACAAGGCGACGACCTGAGGGTGGCAGTAACGGATCGGGTCACGCGAAAACGCGTAAAGGCCGAGATCGACAAAACCTTCGATGAATTACCGGACGCAGATATCGCCCCGCCAACCGACATTACCGAGGGCAAGGATGAGAGCGAGTCTATATATGAAAAGCGGCTAAAGCTGGAAGCAAAGCGCGCGTTAGAGGGTGTCTCGTGGCGCAAGATCGTGGGTGGTGCCGATGCCGGGTCGGTCGATCAGCCTGCCGGCATCGAGTTTGTGCCGGTACGCGATGGTTCGGCGGTCGAGGCGACCACTTCGCAATGGAAAGCTCGTGTGGGCGACACCGAGATCCGCACCGACCCGGAAGGCCTGTTTAAGGTGTCACGCGGAAAACATACTCGTATCCGCCAAGGCTGGTACTCCGACGCGATAGTGACGCCGAATGGCCAATGGGCCGTCGCATATTCGTACAGTGAAGAA